Proteins from one Clostridium cellulovorans 743B genomic window:
- a CDS encoding cell division protein FtsZ: protein MEKGKMLLVSLGQGAGNIVDGLLSRNPRYNGLFLNSSLFDIKPLKNADMSKNVYLYPGTDGSGRDRNKSKEMIKDNVNSIGTLLSKYPLTEVVVVFTTMAGGTGSGAVKTFIQIVKKVLPKAKVNVVAILPSLKEDELAFKNTIECWNDINSIMDLISDVKFVDNNKRNTYKEINNEVIESLDLAYNIIGIHADGSIDNKDSFRINTAEGSGLILKLYDGLKDVKTAIDLAIKNSVFVQPDVYYCDYLGINLKVDGYDPYEVSKLFEVYKSTYITYNNKNNIVVLGGCETPTESINLIKMALDEKNKRKLSRNKKRSVIIDIDTDGIDNKEDIDGLNNSELNDLFEDNYAF from the coding sequence ATGGAAAAAGGTAAGATGTTATTAGTTTCATTAGGACAAGGCGCGGGAAATATAGTAGATGGGTTATTGAGTAGAAATCCTAGATATAATGGTTTATTTCTAAATAGTAGTTTGTTTGATATTAAGCCGTTAAAAAATGCAGATATGTCAAAGAACGTATATCTTTATCCAGGTACAGATGGTTCAGGAAGAGATAGAAATAAGTCTAAGGAAATGATAAAAGATAATGTAAATTCTATAGGAACATTGCTAAGTAAATATCCTTTAACAGAAGTTGTTGTTGTATTTACAACTATGGCAGGGGGAACAGGTTCTGGGGCAGTAAAAACCTTTATACAAATAGTGAAAAAAGTATTACCAAAGGCAAAGGTAAATGTAGTAGCAATTTTACCTAGCCTAAAGGAAGATGAATTGGCATTTAAGAACACTATCGAATGTTGGAATGATATAAATAGTATAATGGATTTAATAAGTGACGTAAAATTTGTAGACAACAATAAGAGAAATACATATAAAGAAATTAACAATGAAGTAATTGAGAGTTTAGATTTAGCTTATAATATAATAGGTATTCATGCAGATGGTAGTATTGATAATAAAGATTCATTTAGAATAAACACAGCAGAAGGATCAGGTCTTATTTTAAAGTTATATGATGGTTTAAAAGATGTAAAAACTGCTATTGATTTGGCTATAAAAAATAGTGTTTTTGTTCAACCAGATGTATATTATTGCGATTACTTAGGTATTAATTTGAAGGTTGATGGATATGATCCATATGAAGTTTCTAAATTATTTGAGGTTTATAAAAGTACATATATTACATATAATAACAAGAATAACATAGTAGTCCTTGGAGGATGTGAAACTCCAACAGAATCAATAAACTTAATTAAAATGGCTTTAGACGAAAAAAACAAAAGAAAATTATCAAGAAATAAAAAAAGAAGTGTTATTATTGATATAGATACAGATGGTATAGATAATAAAGAAGATATAGATGGGTTAAATAACAGTGAATTAAATGACTTATTTGAAGATAATTATGCTTTTTAA
- a CDS encoding HAD-IA family hydrolase, producing MKLISTNPLSEYNNKIKAILFDSGRVLNVPTTGHWFITNNFFTYVDKKKFDSIPTDIKRLAFYEAGKFIHTKKLILDEQEEYTYFLEYYKIFSRCLPELGLANNDIESITKDYVYNYNKYSFFEDVINVIPKLSESYKLAVISDAWPSLENVYKAAGLRDYFSSFVISSKKGVSKPNELMYKTALEELDVSPDEALFIDDNIKNCDGALKLGINSLVLCRDLDSYAYHKLFKRNYTVVRNLTVVKNLLNI from the coding sequence ATGAAACTTATTAGCACAAACCCTTTATCAGAATATAATAATAAAATTAAAGCCATCTTATTTGATTCGGGAAGGGTTTTAAATGTACCCACTACTGGACATTGGTTTATAACCAATAACTTTTTTACTTATGTTGATAAAAAAAAATTTGATTCAATACCAACAGATATTAAAAGATTAGCATTCTATGAAGCTGGAAAATTTATTCACACAAAAAAGTTAATTCTTGATGAGCAAGAGGAATATACATATTTTCTTGAATACTACAAGATATTTTCAAGGTGTCTGCCTGAGTTAGGATTAGCAAACAACGATATTGAATCTATTACAAAGGATTATGTATATAATTATAATAAATATAGTTTTTTTGAAGATGTTATAAATGTCATACCAAAACTAAGTGAATCATACAAGTTAGCAGTAATATCAGATGCTTGGCCATCCTTGGAAAATGTTTATAAAGCAGCCGGATTAAGAGATTATTTTTCTTCCTTTGTTATATCTTCAAAAAAAGGTGTTTCAAAGCCTAATGAATTAATGTATAAAACAGCCCTTGAAGAACTGGATGTTTCACCTGACGAAGCACTATTTATTGATGATAATATAAAGAATTGTGATGGTGCATTGAAATTAGGTATTAATTCATTAGTATTATGCAGAGATTTAGACTCTTATGCTTATCATAAATTATTCAAAAGAAACTACACCGTAGTTAGAAATCTAACTGTTGTGAAGAATCTATTAAATATTTAA
- a CDS encoding carbohydrate kinase family protein produces MKKILCIGELLIDFICSDIDNSLIEGTNFIKKAGGAPANVTAAISKLGGSATFGGSVGADAFGLFLKKTLDDVAVDTSLLKVLEKQNTTLAFVSLKENGERDFIFNRGADENFCLSDKEYQLLNDYEIVHFGSATALLGGELKETYLKSMMKAKELNLFISFDPNYRVDLWKGRDNEFIDAAKECLKYADFVKVSDEEAKILTGKEDLKEAAKDLCVWGAKTVAITLGKEGTMITDGTNLEIIQSIKIKSIDSTGAGDAFVGATLYKLSLEESSKEVVRTFSNFKKIIQFGNIVGAIVCTKLGAIAAIPTLDEVRSFIEE; encoded by the coding sequence ATGAAAAAAATATTATGTATAGGCGAATTATTAATTGATTTTATATGTTCAGATATAGATAATTCTTTAATTGAAGGTACAAATTTTATAAAGAAAGCTGGAGGAGCACCTGCTAATGTTACAGCGGCTATATCAAAGCTTGGCGGAAGTGCAACCTTTGGTGGAAGTGTAGGTGCTGATGCATTTGGGTTATTTTTAAAGAAGACCTTAGATGACGTAGCTGTAGACACATCTTTGTTAAAGGTTTTGGAAAAACAAAATACTACTCTTGCGTTTGTTTCATTAAAAGAAAATGGCGAGAGAGATTTTATATTTAATAGAGGTGCAGATGAGAATTTTTGTTTAAGTGATAAAGAATATCAGCTGTTAAATGATTATGAAATAGTCCATTTTGGTTCAGCTACTGCATTATTAGGTGGAGAACTTAAAGAAACCTACTTAAAGTCAATGATGAAAGCTAAAGAACTTAATTTATTCATTTCTTTCGATCCAAACTATAGAGTTGATTTATGGAAAGGACGAGATAATGAGTTCATAGATGCTGCAAAAGAATGTTTAAAGTATGCAGACTTTGTTAAAGTAAGCGATGAGGAAGCTAAGATTTTAACAGGAAAAGAAGATTTGAAAGAAGCTGCTAAAGACTTATGCGTTTGGGGTGCAAAGACTGTTGCTATAACTCTTGGTAAAGAAGGAACGATGATTACTGATGGCACTAATTTAGAAATAATACAAAGTATAAAGATAAAATCAATTGATTCTACAGGCGCAGGAGATGCTTTTGTTGGAGCAACTTTATATAAATTATCTTTAGAAGAGTCTTCAAAAGAAGTTGTAAGAACCTTTTCAAACTTTAAAAAGATTATTCAATTTGGCAACATAGTTGGTGCAATAGTTTGTACAAAGCTTGGAGCAATCGCAGCGATTCCAACATTAGATGAGGTACGTAGCTTTATAGAAGAGTAA
- the rffA gene encoding dTDP-4-amino-4,6-dideoxygalactose transaminase — translation MINFNTPPCIGNEIDYIEEAIKNNKICGDGIFTKKCSGWMEKRFKVPKVLLTTSCTHALEMSAILCDIGPGDEVIMSSFTFVSTANAFVMRGATVVFVDIRPDTMNIDETKIEGAITEKTKAIVVVHYAGVACEMNKIMEIAKRNNLFVVEDAAQGVMSTYNGIALGSIGDFGNFSFHETKNYSMGEGGAILINDSRHVELAEIIREKGTDRSKFFRGQVDKYTWVEYGSSYLPSEINAAYLWAQLEQANEINENRLRSWNYYHESLVDLEKNGYIQRPYIPEECTHNGHMYYIKVKDIEERSELIEYLKERDIMAVFHYIPLHLSRAGEKYGRFHGEDIYTSNESERLLRLPLYYNISEDNIRYITNCIKTFFKDKPKVDSKLSELAKG, via the coding sequence ATGATTAATTTTAACACACCACCGTGTATTGGAAATGAAATAGATTACATAGAAGAAGCGATTAAGAATAATAAGATATGTGGAGATGGTATTTTTACAAAGAAATGTAGTGGGTGGATGGAGAAAAGGTTCAAAGTACCTAAGGTACTTCTAACTACGTCGTGTACTCATGCACTAGAAATGAGTGCTATTCTTTGTGATATAGGACCAGGTGATGAGGTAATAATGTCATCATTTACATTTGTATCTACAGCAAACGCATTTGTAATGAGAGGGGCAACTGTGGTATTTGTTGATATTAGGCCTGATACTATGAATATAGATGAAACTAAAATTGAAGGAGCAATTACGGAAAAGACTAAGGCTATTGTTGTTGTACATTATGCAGGTGTAGCATGTGAAATGAACAAAATCATGGAAATTGCTAAAAGAAATAATTTATTTGTTGTTGAAGACGCTGCTCAAGGAGTAATGTCCACGTATAATGGCATAGCATTAGGAAGCATAGGTGATTTTGGAAACTTTAGCTTCCATGAGACTAAAAATTATAGTATGGGTGAAGGTGGAGCTATTCTTATAAATGATAGTAGACATGTAGAGTTAGCTGAAATAATAAGAGAAAAAGGTACGGATAGAAGTAAGTTTTTTAGAGGACAAGTTGATAAGTATACATGGGTCGAATATGGCTCTTCTTATTTACCAAGTGAAATAAATGCGGCATATTTATGGGCACAATTAGAACAGGCAAATGAGATAAACGAAAATAGATTAAGATCTTGGAATTATTATCATGAGTCTTTAGTAGATTTAGAAAAAAATGGTTACATACAAAGACCGTACATTCCAGAAGAATGCACACATAATGGACATATGTATTATATCAAGGTAAAGGATATTGAAGAAAGATCAGAATTAATAGAATATCTTAAAGAACGAGATATAATGGCTGTTTTTCATTATATACCATTACATTTATCTAGAGCTGGTGAGAAATATGGTCGTTTTCATGGAGAAGATATCTACACATCAAATGAAAGTGAAAGATTGCTGAGACTTCCACTATACTACAATATTTCAGAAGATAATATAAGATACATAACAAATTGTATTAAAACTTTCTTTAAAGACAAGCCAAAGGTAGATTCCAAGCTTTCTGAGTTAGCGAAAGGATAG
- a CDS encoding helix-turn-helix domain-containing protein, whose protein sequence is MKKDLQEIKNIEEKIGKKISDILYNLEVENNNINEVKALKNDIYEKTSKVFTYNLRKLIQLESTQKRLAKKIGVSEDLLSKYKSGDAFPSIETLIYISQIYKISIEKLIEIPLSSSDIEGLECNEQNEIDFFEEKYYVYFLVTNVAMEGAIHEGVFEFYNDKVEFKILSKENVIKAFTGKYNVSGKLIFFNLHSITDGMVYINMIKPNVNKDKYIGGLGMLMLPSDANSKPCTQKILFSRIKLDREFYSKNIRDLLSFTLEGESFGHVKVAQWEDESAYNFIKKLL, encoded by the coding sequence TTGAAAAAAGACTTACAAGAAATTAAGAATATAGAAGAAAAAATTGGAAAGAAAATAAGTGATATTTTATATAATTTGGAGGTTGAAAACAATAATATTAATGAAGTAAAAGCTTTGAAGAATGACATATATGAAAAAACTTCCAAGGTATTTACCTATAATCTAAGGAAACTAATCCAATTAGAATCAACTCAGAAAAGGTTAGCTAAAAAGATAGGGGTATCAGAGGATTTGCTATCTAAATATAAATCAGGTGATGCTTTTCCATCAATAGAGACTTTGATATACATTTCTCAGATATACAAAATAAGTATAGAAAAGCTTATTGAAATACCATTAAGTTCATCAGACATTGAAGGTTTAGAGTGCAATGAACAAAATGAAATTGATTTTTTTGAAGAAAAATATTATGTATACTTTTTAGTTACTAATGTAGCTATGGAAGGTGCTATACATGAGGGGGTTTTTGAATTTTATAATGATAAGGTAGAGTTCAAGATTCTTTCTAAAGAGAATGTAATTAAAGCTTTTACTGGAAAGTATAATGTCTCAGGCAAGCTGATATTTTTTAACTTACATAGTATTACTGATGGTATGGTATATATAAACATGATTAAACCTAATGTTAATAAAGATAAGTATATTGGCGGATTAGGGATGTTAATGCTTCCTTCAGATGCCAATAGTAAACCATGCACACAAAAAATCCTCTTTAGCAGAATTAAATTAGATAGGGAATTTTACAGTAAAAATATAAGAGATTTATTGAGTTTCACTTTAGAAGGGGAATCTTTTGGGCATGTTAAAGTAGCTCAGTGGGAAGATGAGAGTGCATATAATTTTATTAAAAAGTTGCTTTAG
- a CDS encoding glycerate kinase — MKRDLVIVLAPDSFKESMAAKEVCEAMERGIKKVNRNITCIHVPMADGGEGTMQSLVDATGGKVYSRKVVGPLGNEVDAQYGILGDNETGVLEMASASGIQLVPKDKRNPLITTTYGTGQLIKACLDNGVKKLLIGIGGSATNDGGAGAIQALGGKLLDTNGKEIGYGGGELGCLARIDIENLDKRLQEIIIEVACDVTNPLCGERGASEVFGPQKGATIEMVKILDENLKHFALIIKEQLCKDVIDIPGGGAAGGLGAGLMAFMNGRLKRGIEMVIRYSGLEDKVKNSDMVWTGEGSIDSQTQYGKTPIGVARVAKKYNKPVVALAGMVGEEIDVLYQMGIDSVFGITKGATSLKDALSKGPENIEKTAENIIRLINLI, encoded by the coding sequence ATGAAGCGGGATTTAGTTATTGTACTTGCGCCAGATTCTTTTAAAGAAAGTATGGCTGCGAAAGAAGTCTGTGAAGCAATGGAAAGGGGTATAAAAAAAGTAAATAGAAATATAACTTGCATTCATGTGCCAATGGCTGATGGTGGAGAAGGAACAATGCAATCTTTGGTGGATGCCACAGGGGGAAAGGTATATTCGAGGAAGGTAGTTGGACCTCTTGGAAATGAAGTTGATGCACAGTATGGTATTCTTGGTGATAATGAAACAGGAGTATTAGAAATGGCTAGTGCTAGTGGAATTCAACTTGTACCTAAGGATAAAAGAAATCCACTTATAACAACGACATATGGGACAGGACAGCTTATTAAAGCATGTTTAGATAATGGAGTAAAAAAGTTATTAATAGGAATTGGGGGAAGTGCAACTAATGATGGTGGAGCAGGAGCCATCCAAGCATTAGGTGGCAAATTGTTAGACACTAATGGAAAGGAAATTGGTTATGGTGGTGGAGAACTGGGATGCTTAGCTAGAATTGATATAGAGAACCTAGATAAAAGATTGCAAGAGATTATTATAGAAGTTGCTTGTGATGTAACAAATCCGCTGTGTGGAGAAAGAGGAGCTTCTGAGGTTTTTGGACCTCAAAAAGGAGCGACAATTGAAATGGTAAAAATATTAGACGAAAATCTAAAACATTTTGCATTGATTATTAAAGAGCAACTTTGTAAAGATGTAATTGATATACCTGGTGGCGGTGCTGCTGGAGGGCTTGGTGCAGGATTGATGGCATTTATGAACGGTAGGCTGAAACGTGGTATAGAGATGGTAATAAGGTATTCTGGACTTGAAGATAAAGTTAAGAATTCTGATATGGTCTGGACTGGAGAAGGAAGTATAGATTCCCAAACTCAGTATGGAAAAACGCCAATAGGGGTTGCAAGAGTTGCAAAAAAATATAATAAGCCAGTAGTAGCACTAGCTGGTATGGTTGGTGAAGAGATAGATGTATTATATCAAATGGGTATAGACTCAGTTTTTGGAATTACTAAGGGAGCCACATCTTTAAAAGATGCATTGTCAAAAGGACCAGAAAATATAGAAAAGACGGCTGAAAATATTATAAGGTTAATAAATTTAATTTAG
- a CDS encoding sucrose-6-phosphate hydrolase (Sucrase), with the protein MPEIDYPLDKNMGAHYLTIPRELTLEGNTLKQKPVEELILFNNIYINKGLNLSHLKIQACICCNYS; encoded by the coding sequence ATGCCAGAAATTGATTATCCTTTAGATAAAAATATGGGGGCTCATTATTTAACAATTCCAAGAGAGTTAACTTTAGAAGGAAATACTCTAAAACAAAAGCCAGTTGAAGAACTAATTTTATTTAATAATATATATATAAATAAAGGCTTAAATCTCTCACATTTGAAGATTCAAGCCTGTATATGTTGTAATTATAGCTAA
- a CDS encoding GntP family permease yields MPTLNWIGAMIGLIVAVILILKKITPVYALITGAILGGLAGGASLSQTVSIIISGTSSVMGAVVHVISAGVLAGILIESGAAEKISETIVERLGERRVLLAIALATMIMTSVGVFNTVAIIIVAPIAMSVGKRIGITKSAILFTMIGGGKAGNMISPNPNTIAAAQGFNLDLASVMIAGFIPAVVGLIVTYIIARFINSKCVHVQEVEWEYRSVNTRNKPSFAKSMVAPITAILLLAINPIGNILNIKTFMEFYVDSIIILPSAALIGLLAMGQVKEVVSYTTSGLDRMTSTVIILIGAGAIAGVVSNSNLSDVIVDGVKLIGIPGTFLAPIVGILMGATMASTSIGTIVATSTFGKAILSTGVAPLNAAVMLHTGATVIDHLPHGNFFHVTRESVKMEIKDRLKIIPYESIVGGVMCLVATILYGLLR; encoded by the coding sequence ATGCCAACTCTTAATTGGATTGGAGCTATGATAGGGCTTATAGTTGCAGTAATATTAATTTTAAAGAAGATAACTCCAGTATACGCACTTATCACTGGAGCAATATTAGGAGGACTTGCAGGAGGTGCAAGTCTTTCACAGACAGTTAGTATCATTATAAGTGGTACTAGTAGTGTTATGGGTGCAGTAGTTCATGTAATTTCAGCAGGTGTATTGGCAGGTATTCTGATTGAATCAGGGGCTGCTGAAAAAATATCGGAAACTATAGTTGAAAGACTTGGAGAAAGAAGAGTATTATTAGCAATTGCACTAGCAACAATGATTATGACTTCTGTGGGAGTGTTTAATACAGTTGCAATTATAATTGTTGCACCAATTGCTATGTCAGTGGGTAAACGGATAGGTATAACAAAATCAGCAATATTATTCACAATGATAGGTGGAGGGAAGGCAGGAAATATGATTTCCCCAAATCCGAACACAATTGCAGCAGCGCAAGGATTTAATCTAGATTTAGCTAGTGTAATGATAGCTGGATTTATCCCTGCGGTGGTAGGACTTATAGTAACTTATATAATAGCTCGTTTTATAAACTCTAAATGTGTTCATGTTCAGGAAGTAGAGTGGGAATATAGGTCAGTAAATACTAGAAATAAACCTAGCTTTGCAAAGTCTATGGTTGCTCCAATTACGGCAATTCTTTTATTAGCAATCAATCCCATTGGGAATATCTTAAATATTAAAACTTTTATGGAGTTTTATGTTGATTCAATAATAATTTTGCCTAGTGCAGCCTTAATAGGATTATTGGCAATGGGGCAAGTAAAGGAGGTAGTTTCTTATACAACCTCAGGGTTAGATAGAATGACATCAACTGTAATTATATTAATAGGTGCCGGAGCAATTGCTGGGGTAGTATCAAATTCAAATTTAAGTGACGTTATTGTTGATGGTGTAAAGTTAATAGGAATTCCAGGAACATTTTTAGCACCAATAGTAGGCATACTGATGGGTGCAACAATGGCTTCAACTTCTATTGGTACAATTGTGGCGACAAGCACTTTTGGAAAGGCTATCTTATCAACAGGGGTGGCGCCTTTAAATGCGGCGGTTATGCTTCATACAGGGGCAACAGTAATTGACCATTTACCACATGGCAACTTCTTTCACGTTACAAGAGAATCAGTTAAAATGGAAATTAAGGACAGACTAAAAATTATTCCATATGAGAGTATAGTTGGTGGTGTGATGTGCCTTGTTGCAACAATTCTCTATGGCTTATTAAGGTAA
- a CDS encoding PTS transporter subunit EIIC: MLISFSNCPSFASKIVLLSLDFEFSTILSPPPSLVITGIHHSFHAVEVGLVDNKDMVINFLLPIWVMANVEQGGASLALYFKTKNQKIKAIAAPVSLFCLLGITEAAIFGVNLRFVKPFIAAAIGGALGGGYMVLMKVAMNGLGVTGIPGIVIVSGSSMMHYIIGMILAFAAAFIGTLILGFKDEEA, from the coding sequence ATATTAATTAGTTTTTCTAATTGTCCTTCTTTCGCATCTAAAATTGTTCTATTATCATTAGATTTTGAATTTTCCACGATACTAAGCCCACCACCATCACTAGTTATAACAGGTATTCATCATAGCTTCCATGCTGTAGAAGTAGGATTAGTAGATAATAAAGATATGGTAATAAACTTCTTATTACCAATATGGGTAATGGCAAATGTTGAACAAGGTGGTGCTTCACTTGCATTATACTTCAAAACTAAAAATCAAAAAATTAAAGCAATCGCAGCTCCAGTTTCATTATTCTGTTTATTAGGAATTACTGAAGCAGCTATCTTTGGAGTTAACCTAAGATTTGTTAAACCATTTATTGCAGCAGCTATTGGTGGTGCTCTTGGTGGTGGATATATGGTATTGATGAAAGTTGCAATGAATGGACTGGGTGTGACTGGTATACCAGGTATTGTAATAGTATCAGGGTCATCTATGATGCATTATATCATAGGTATGATTTTAGCTTTTGCTGCAGCATTCATTGGAACATTAATTCTAGGCTTTAAGGATGAAGAAGCTTAA
- a CDS encoding glycosyltransferase → MNIVMYKGNFNYGVVSYFVDELVQVFRKRGHHVEIMDIVGLEIEEDKRGDELELAKIFKIDESVDLVLTFNGVGFIGDNELFHKFKVIFGALLIDHPFHQYERIVRTKPKNIFYSMYDEGAIATAEKYINSENIFTHLMHGGSYAKNSYIKKEYDVVVIGGLDERYLNIDNVVDQYIGDELGKIAKKLYEKASKDYCKTLDEHLEGIIKDMVLPDELIKMDQFKEIIRYIYIQVDLRLRAKTRYESVLWLLKNDIQVNYFGNCENEELRKYRNFIYHGSIGYEEVLDVMAKSKIIIHDVPCFKNGSHERVFSAMLNGALVVANYNNYSYNIYQDGESIVFYDINNYQDMVDKVKYYLENEQERLRIANNALEITSKYNTWENRADEILRVYEIMRGMRNSKEEVV, encoded by the coding sequence ATGAATATAGTTATGTACAAAGGAAATTTCAATTATGGTGTTGTAAGTTATTTTGTAGATGAATTAGTACAGGTTTTTAGAAAAAGAGGTCATCATGTGGAGATAATGGACATAGTAGGGCTAGAAATAGAAGAGGATAAACGTGGAGATGAGTTAGAGCTTGCAAAGATTTTTAAGATTGACGAATCTGTTGATTTGGTTCTAACATTTAATGGAGTTGGGTTTATTGGAGACAATGAATTATTTCATAAGTTTAAGGTGATTTTTGGAGCTTTGTTAATAGATCATCCTTTCCATCAGTATGAGAGAATAGTAAGAACAAAACCTAAAAATATATTTTATAGTATGTATGATGAAGGAGCCATAGCAACAGCAGAGAAGTATATAAATAGTGAAAATATATTTACGCACCTAATGCATGGTGGAAGCTACGCAAAAAATAGTTATATTAAAAAAGAGTATGATGTTGTAGTAATTGGTGGGTTGGATGAACGCTATCTTAACATAGATAATGTAGTGGACCAATACATTGGTGATGAACTGGGGAAAATTGCAAAAAAATTGTATGAAAAAGCAAGCAAAGATTATTGCAAAACTTTGGACGAACATCTAGAAGGTATAATAAAGGACATGGTTCTTCCAGATGAATTAATAAAGATGGATCAGTTTAAAGAGATAATAAGATATATATATATTCAAGTAGATCTTAGGTTAAGAGCAAAAACAAGATATGAATCAGTGTTATGGTTACTAAAAAACGATATACAAGTTAACTATTTTGGAAATTGTGAAAATGAAGAATTAAGGAAGTATAGAAATTTTATATATCATGGTTCGATTGGCTACGAAGAAGTATTAGATGTTATGGCAAAGTCTAAAATAATAATTCATGATGTTCCTTGCTTTAAAAATGGAAGCCATGAGAGAGTATTTTCAGCGATGCTCAATGGTGCATTAGTAGTAGCAAATTATAATAACTATTCATATAACATTTATCAAGATGGAGAAAGTATAGTTTTCTATGATATAAATAATTATCAGGATATGGTGGATAAGGTTAAATACTATTTAGAGAATGAGCAAGAAAGATTACGTATAGCAAATAATGCATTGGAAATAACATCGAAGTATAATACTTGGGAAAATAGAGCAGATGAAATACTTAGAGTTTATGAGATAATGAGAGGCATGCGGAATAGTAAAGAAGAAGTAGTTTAA
- the pseH gene encoding UDP-4-amino-4,6-dideoxy-N-acetyl-beta-L-altrosamine N-acetyltransferase: MREINKDDTTNIIEWRNSNEVRKFFIDQQLLTEEIHMSWLKSNVETGRAKQFIIVLKEEELPIGSVFLKDIDLKNSKAEFGIFIGEEFGRGKGHGREALKIIVDYGFKVMKLNKIFLRVLEENKAAIKCYQSAGFVYEGIFKDDIKSGNQYKNLIFMALFNK; encoded by the coding sequence TTGCGAGAAATTAATAAGGATGATACTACCAACATTATAGAATGGAGAAATTCTAACGAGGTACGTAAGTTTTTTATCGATCAGCAATTATTGACTGAGGAAATACATATGTCATGGTTAAAGAGTAATGTGGAGACAGGACGAGCTAAACAGTTTATTATTGTGCTTAAAGAAGAAGAGTTGCCGATTGGATCAGTGTTTTTAAAAGACATTGATTTGAAAAATAGCAAAGCAGAGTTTGGGATATTCATTGGAGAAGAGTTTGGTAGAGGAAAAGGGCATGGAAGAGAAGCGCTTAAGATAATTGTGGATTATGGGTTTAAGGTAATGAAGCTTAATAAGATCTTTTTAAGAGTATTGGAAGAGAATAAAGCTGCAATAAAATGCTATCAGAGTGCAGGTTTTGTCTATGAAGGTATTTTTAAAGACGATATAAAGAGTGGGAATCAATATAAAAATCTTATATTTATGGCGTTATTTAATAAGTAA
- a CDS encoding helix-turn-helix domain-containing protein: MEFKDKFVNSEKTNKKIQNKKRGEILYYSINQVADLLNESIDNIKYYTNIFDDLLKISIVDKELHFTNNDVDNLEFLIKLKNRGMTLKEIQDYCSELPLSDAEAETTESNLLSVEELINLIKEEQKIQLKDFKDQLISDIQNLNSLHLQNISSSIIEAQNKTLNEFKENLFNEIIEQLNSKFSNANEVNLDLNEKFVAATTDFVSEIVDSKSEDLKLSLHNDFNTFTQSSLDVNERLIKEVKDFKGVIQDAYYIQQEMEIESTNAGFLSKFMNLVKPK; this comes from the coding sequence ATGGAATTTAAGGATAAATTTGTAAATTCAGAGAAAACTAATAAAAAAATTCAAAACAAAAAAAGAGGCGAAATACTGTATTATTCTATTAATCAAGTAGCTGATTTATTAAACGAAAGTATTGACAATATAAAATACTATACAAATATATTTGATGATCTTTTGAAAATCTCGATAGTTGATAAAGAATTACATTTTACTAATAATGATGTTGATAATTTAGAATTTTTGATTAAGTTGAAAAATAGAGGCATGACTCTTAAAGAGATTCAAGATTATTGCAGTGAATTACCTTTAAGTGATGCTGAAGCAGAAACTACAGAAAGTAACTTACTATCTGTTGAAGAGCTTATTAACTTAATTAAAGAAGAACAAAAAATTCAACTTAAAGATTTTAAAGACCAATTAATTAGTGATATACAAAACTTAAATTCATTACATCTTCAAAATATTAGTTCATCAATTATTGAAGCTCAAAACAAAACTCTTAATGAATTTAAGGAAAACTTATTCAATGAAATTATCGAACAATTAAATTCTAAATTCTCTAACGCTAATGAAGTTAACTTAGATTTAAATGAGAAATTTGTTGCTGCTACCACAGACTTTGTTTCTGAAATAGTTGATAGCAAAAGTGAAGATTTAAAACTTAGCTTACATAATGATTTTAACACTTTTACACAATCATCTTTAGATGTAAATGAGCGTTTAATAAAAGAAGTTAAAGACTTTAAAGGAGTCATTCAAGACGCTTACTATATCCAACAAGAAATGGAAATAGAAAGCACTAATGCAGGTTTTCTAAGCAAATTCATGAATTTAGTTAAACCTAAATAG